Proteins co-encoded in one Quercus robur chromosome 8, dhQueRobu3.1, whole genome shotgun sequence genomic window:
- the LOC126697226 gene encoding alcohol dehydrogenase-like 6 isoform X2, translated as MSTIDINIIAPRPHVAITCKAAVAWGAGESLVMEQVEVSPPQAMEIRIQVVSTSLCRSDFTAWQSHAIFPRIFGHEASGIVESVGQGVTEFKEGDHVLTVFTGECMQCRQCTSGKSNVCEVLGLERRGVMHSDQKTRFSINGKPIYHYCAVSSFSEYTVVHSGCAVKVSPLAPLEKICLLSCGVAAGLGAAWNVADICKGSTVVIFGLGTLGLSVAQGAKLRGASRIIGVDTNPEKGEIAKAFGITEFLDPNDSNEPIQQVIKRITGGGADYSFECIGDTGMITTALQSCCDGWGLTVTLGVPKEKPEVTAHYGLFLTGRTLKGSLFGGWKPKSDLPSLVEKYMKKEIQIDEFITHNIPFEDINTAFNLMREGRCLRCVIHMPK; from the exons ATGTCAACCATCGATATCAATATCATCGCTCCTCGTCCTCATGTCGCCATTACATGCAAAG CTGCGGTGGCGTGGGGAGCTGGAGAGTCATTGGTGATGGAGCAAGTGGAAGTGAGTCCGCCACAAGCCATGGAGATTAGAATTCAAGTTGTCTCCACCTCTCTCTGCCGCAGTGATTTCACTGCTTGGCAATCCCAT GCTATTTTTCCTCGAATATTTGGCCATGAAGCATCGGG GATTGTCGAGAGTGTGGGGCAAGGAGTGACTGAATTCAAAGAGGGGGACCATGTGCTAACTGTATTTACTGGAGAATGCATGCAATGCAGACAATGTACATCAGGCAAAAGCAACGTCTGTGAAGTTCTGGGGTTGGAAAGAAGAGGTGTGATGCATAGTGATCAGAAGACACGGTTCTCAATAAATGGAAAGCCTATCTATCACTATTGTGCGGTCTCAAGTTTCAGTGAATATACAGTGGTGCACTCTGGATGTGCTGTCAAAGTGAGCCCACTGGCACCTCTGGAGAAAATATGCCTTCTGAGTTGTGGAGTAGCTGCag GTTTGGGTGCAGCTTGGAATGTTGCTGATATATGTAAAGGATCAACTGTGGTGATTTTTGGACTTGGAACATTGGGCCTTTCT GTCGCACAAGGTGCCAAACTTCGGGGGGCATCTCGAATAATTGGTGTGGACACTAATCCTGAGAAGGGTGAAATTG CAAAGGCTTTTGGAATAACAGAGTTTCTTGACCCAAATGACTCTAATGAACCTATTCAACAG GTTATTAAGCGTATCACTGGTGGAGGGGCAGATTACTCGTTTGAATGTATAGGTGATACTGGAATGATAACAACTGCATTGCAGTCATGTTGTGAT GGATGGGGTTTGACTGTTACTCTTGGCGTACCAAAAGAAAAGCCAGAGGTGACAGCTCATTATGGACTATTTCTTACTGGAAGAACATTAAAAGGTTCTCTATTTGGTGGATGGAAACCTAAATCTGATCTGCCCTCATTAGTGGAAAAGTATATGAAGAAG